A region from the Triticum aestivum cultivar Chinese Spring chromosome 3D, IWGSC CS RefSeq v2.1, whole genome shotgun sequence genome encodes:
- the LOC123077995 gene encoding probable folate-biopterin transporter 4 — MAEAAPASPWWARRMTAAFGAPFLWLVCLIYFIQGFRSFVWTAVSYQMKDIMKLSPSTSQFLVSAAFFPWSIKPIYGIVSDCIPIKQRKRVPYLIISSGLSLFPWLIIGLSEHLRSSSNLFTLMLIVQNLGSAMADVVIDAMIAEAVRSAGSEFAGDLQSLSWSSMAVGGIFGSLLGGYALSNLPINAIYIIFSALPLFQLVTCVFVKESSKGFDSTIDNAAHDHADDQNIDSAFAGQGSGESFKYVSTRRRKGARKKNKRRTLSKRSEGHEKHNKSVNLYSSLKSAFISLCTAFKQPAILRPMAWFFISNSAVPNISTVMFYYQTEVLHLEASFLGTARVIGWFSLMLGTYIYNRYLKHKKLRNILMFAHLGLAIITVLDILLVSRLHIQYGIADKYMVLWGSALADAINQFKMMPFLILSGQLCPPGIEGTLFALFMSINNLSSTLGSFLGAALTSALNISSVQFDNLALGLTVQLMGTLLPIGFLFLIPRDVTGLTS, encoded by the exons ATGGCGGAGGCGGCGCCGGCCTCGCCGTGGTGGGCGAGGCGGATGACGGCGGCGTTCGGGGCGCCGTTCCTGTGGCTCGTCTGCCTGATCTACTTCATCCAG GGTTTCAGATCTTTTGTCTGGACAGCTGTCTCATATCAAATGAAGGACATCATGAAGCTGTCACCCTCAACATCACAGTTTTTGGTCTCTGCTGCATTTTTCCCTTGGAGCATAAAACCTATATATGG GATTGTATCGGACTGTATTCCAATTAAGCAGAGGAAGCGTGTACCCTATTTGATCATTTCTAGTGGTCTTTCTCTGTTTCCATGGCTTATTATTGGGCTGTCAGAACATTTGAGGAGCTCAAGCAATCTTTTTACGCTAATGTTGATTGTACAGAACTTGGGATCTGCCATGGCAGATGTTGTTATAGATGCAATGATTGCAGAGGCAGTTCGATCAGCAGG GTCAGAATTTGCTGGTGATCTCCAGTCATTATCATGGTCATCAATGGCTGTAGGGGGGATATTTGGGAGCTTATTGGGAGGATACGCATTGTCCAATCTCCCAATaaatgctatttatattattttctcTGCTCTTCCACTATTCCAACTAGTTACATGTGTTTTTGTTAAGGAATCTTCGAAAGGATTTGATAGCACGATAGATAATGCTGCACATGATCATGCTGATGATCAGAATATTGATAGTGCTTTTGCTGGACAAGGCTCAGGTGAATCTTTTAAATATGTGAGCACTAGGAGGCGAAAGGGTGCTCGTAAAAAGAACAAAAGGAGAACATTGTCCAAACGATCTGAAGGTCATGAGAAGCACAATAAATCAGTTAATTTATACTCATCTCTGAAATCAGCCTTCATCAGTTTATGCACAGCTTTTAAGCAGCCAGCAATTCTGCG ACCTATGGCATGGTTTTTCATTTCAAATTCAGCAGTTCCAAATATCTCAACAGTAATGTTCTATTATCAAACGGAGGTTCTACATCTGGAGGCATCCTTCTTAGGGACTGCACGTGTGATTGGGTGGTTCAGTCTAATGCTTGGCACATATATCTACAACCGCTACTTAAAGCATAAAAAACTCAGGAATATTCTTAT GTTTGCACATCTTGGCCTTGCGATAATTACTGTACTGGACATTTTACTGGTGTCAAGATTACATATCCAGTATGGAATAGCAGACAAATACATGGTGCTGTGGGGCTCTGCTTTGGCTGATGCAATCAACCAATTCAA GATGATGCCGTTCCTAATCCTCTCGGGACAACTTTGCCCACCTGGAATCGAGGGCACACTGTTTGCTCTGTTCATGTCCATTAACAACCTCAGTTCGACATTAGGTTCATTCCTTGGAGCTGCATTGACGTCAGCTTTGAACATCTCGTCGGTACAGTTTGACAATCTGGCGCTCGGCCTAACTGTTCAGCTGATGGGCACTCTCTTACCTATCGGATTTTTGTTTCTGATTCCAAGGGACGTCACGGGACTAACATCATAG
- the LOC123077996 gene encoding transcription factor bHLH150 translates to MISIGGSSSSSSSAAAAAGVRMGGAKRRGKPGGAAAPGAAGPPQTRWRSGTQERIYGRRLLDALRATRSGAASSPQPRAVKAAADSALALTARGQSRWSRAILLAGAASCRRRVLVKAGGKIRRHRRPQARAAAAASKAAAAASAGEPPLLKERKVKDRLRVLGRLVPGCRKLQAPDLLEETADYVAALEMQVKAMRALADALAAAQLSSPPPPAAGGDDEAEMER, encoded by the coding sequence ATGATCTCTATAGGCgggtcctcgtcctcctcctcctccgccgccgccgcggcggggGTCCGGATGGGCGGGGCCAAGCGGCGGGGGAAACCGGGCGGGGCCGCCGCGCCGGGGGCCGCGGGGCCGCCGCAGACCAGGTGGCGCAGCGGCACGCAGGAGCGGATCTACGGCCGGCGCCTGCTGGACGCGCTGCGGGCCACGCGGTCGGGCGCCGCCTCGTCCCCGCAGCCGCGCGCCGTCAAGGCGGCCGCCGACTCGGCGCTGGCGCTCACGGCGCGCGGGCAGTCGCGCTGGAGCCGCGCCATCCTGCTGGCCGGCGCCGCGTCCTGCCGCCGCCGCGTGCTCGTCAAGGCCGGCGGgaagatccgccgccaccgccgcccgcaggcgcgcgccgccgccgcggcgtccaaggccgcggccgccgcgtccgccGGCGAGCCGCCGTTGCTCAAGGAGCGGAAGGTGAAGGACCGGCTCCGCGTGCTGGGCCGGCTCGTCCCCGGGTGCCGGAAGCTGCAGGCCCCCGACCTGCTCGAGGAGACGGCCGACTACGTGGCCGCGCTGGAGATGCAGGTCAAGGCCATGCGCGCGCTCGCCGACGCGCTCGCCGCGGCCCAGCTGTCGTCGCCTCccccgccggctgccggcggcgacgacgaggccgAGATGGAGAGGTGA